From one Excalfactoria chinensis isolate bCotChi1 chromosome 9, bCotChi1.hap2, whole genome shotgun sequence genomic stretch:
- the AP2M1 gene encoding AP-2 complex subunit mu, whose amino-acid sequence MIGGLFIYNHKGEVLISRVYRDDIGRNAVDAFRVNVIHARQQVRSPVTNIARTSFFHVKRSNIWLAAVTKQNVNAAMVFEFLYKMCDVMTAYFGKISEENIKNNFVLIYELLDEILDFGYPQNSETGALKTFITQQGIKSQTKEEQSQITSQVTGQIGWRREGIKYRRNELFLDVLESVNLLMSPQGQVLSAHVSGRVVMKSYLSGMPECKFGMNDKIVIEKQGKGTADETGKSGKQSIAIDDCTFHQCVRLSKFDSERSISFIPPDGEFELMRYRTTKDIILPFRVIPLVREVGRTKLEVKVVIKSNFKPSLLAQKIEVRIPTPLNTSGVQVICMKGKAKYKASENAIVWKIKRMAGMKESQISAEIELLPTNDKKKWARPPISMNFEVPFAPSGLKVRYLKVFEPKLNYSDHDVIKWVRYIGRSGIYETRC is encoded by the exons ATGATCGGAGGCTTATTCATCTATAATCACAAAGGAGAGGTTTTAATCTCTCGAGTCTACCGGGATGACATTGG GCGGAATGCTGTGGATGCCTTCCGCGTCAATGTCATCCATGCACGGCAGCAGGTCCGCTCGCCTGTCACCAACATCGCCCGCACAAGTTTCTTCCATGTCAAGCGTTCCAACATCTGGCTGGCTGCTGTCACCAAGCAGAATGTCAACGCTGCCATGGTATTTGAGTTTCTTTACAAGATGTGTGACGTGATGACTGCTTACTTTGGAAAGATcagtgaagaaaacataaagaacaaCTTCGTGCTGATCTATGAGCTGCTGGATG AAATCCTGGATTTTGGCTATCCTCAAAACTCTGAAACAGGGGCCCTGAAGACCTTCATCACTCAGCAAGGCATCAAGAGTCAG ACTAAGGAAGAGCAGTCCCAGATCACCAGCCAGGTGACTGGGCAGATTGGGTGGAGACGTGAAGGGATCAAATATCGTCGCAATGAACTCTTCCTTGATGTGCTGGAGAGTGTGAATCTCTTGATGTCCCCCCAAG GTCAGGTTTTGAGTGCCCATGTGTCTGGCAGGGTGGTGATGAAAAGTTACCTGAGTGGAATGCCAGAGTGCAAGTTTGGCATGAATGACAAGATTGTCATTGAAAAACAGGGCAAAGGGACTGCGGATGAAACGGGGAAAAG CGGCAAACAGTCAATCGCCATCGATGACTGCACTTTCCACCAGTGTGTGAGGCTCAGCAAGTTTGATTCTGAGAGGAGCATCAGCTTCATTCCGCCAGATGGAGAGTTTGAGCTCATGAG ATACCGAACCACTAAGGACATCATCCTTCCCTTCCGTGTGATCCCTCTGGTGCGGGAGGTGGGTCGGACCAAACTGGAAGTGAAGGTGGTGATCAAATCAAATTTCAAACCTTCGCTGCTGGCCCAGAAGATAGAG GTCCGGATCCCAACACCCCTCAATACCAGCGGAGTGCAAGTTATCTGCATGAAAGGGAAGGCAAAGTACAAGGCTAGTGAGAATGCCATCGTGTGGAA GATAAAACGAATGGCTGGAATGAAGGAATCCCAGATCAGTGCAGAGATCGAGCTGCTGCCCACCAATGACAAGAAGAAGTGGGCTCGGCCCCCGATCTCCATGAACTTTGAG GTCCCATTTGCGCCCTCTGGGCTGAAGGTGCGTTATCTGAAAGTCTTTGAGCCAAAGCTGAACTATAGTGACCACGATGTGATAAAATGGGTGAGGTACATCGGCAGGAGCGGGATCTACGAGACCAGGTGCTAG